The region TCCACTAGTGGAGTTTTACCATCCCAGTCAGAAAGCTTGATCAAACCTGCCGCCAAGTTTTCTTTCAAGGGAGCATCCCCTACGTCTTTGCGGTAACCACGTTTAAACAATGAATCACCTGAAGTATCGATAGAGACGTTAAACTGGTTTTTCACGCAACGAACCACAACACGAAGTGCTGGGTTGTGGTTATCAACGTCAGGACGAACACCAAATTTATCACGGAATTGGTCCACGATAGCATCTTTGATTTTCATCGCGATAAACCGTTGGTCGTTCATTTTGGAATCCCCAACAGAAACGTCGATGCTCAATGTTTGGTTCGGTTTAATGTATTTTGTGAAATCGTGGCGCAGGATTTGCGCGTACAATTCTTCAGGTTGGTAGGCGAAGAAGTCTTGGATCGGTTTCAAGATACGGCTTGCCATGCGAGAGTGAAGATTCGCTTTGTAACAACCTTCCCAGTTGCTTTCAAAGTAAACGCCGCCGGCAGTTTTGCCTTTTACGTTCAGACCTAAATCTTTAAGTTCTTGTTCTAGAGGATCTACGAGACCGCGTGCTGTTGACGCGAAAAATTCTGCCATGGGGTTGGGCCTTTCTGTTGGTTAAGAAAGCAGGGTCCCTCGCCCCACTTCCTGTACCGCCAGGCCCACCCATTGACTACAACCGGTTAGACCTCGCGATATTGTGGTCCGCCGCCACCTTCTGGCACCGTCCACTCGATGTTTTCGAATGGGCACTTAATATCACAAGTCTTACAGTGAATACAGTTGGTATAATTGATTTGTAGGTCTTTCTTGCCTGCCTCTTTTGTAGACGGCACCATCTCGTAAACAGCGGCCGGGCAGAAATGATTACATGGTGATTTGTACTGAGGCTCACATACTGAGCGACAGATATCCCCATCTTTAAGGATTAGATGATTAGGAGAGTCCTCATCATGCATTGTCCCCGTCAAATAAACGCTAGAAAGCTTATCAAAGAACAGTTGACCATCTGGTTTTGGAAGTTGTTCTAATTGCTCCTCAAAGCCATTAGGTCCCCAAACCTCAACAACCTTATTAGTTGTTGCCGCGTCCACGTGCTCGACAGGCATAGGATCCTGCAGGCCACGGCCCCCTGTGATCTCTTGAAGGGCGATCAAAGGCATACCCTCGATCATCCCCTTAGAAAGCGCCTGGTGGAAGTTTCTGACAGCCCATAGGTCTTTTTTAACGAAGCTGTTTTCGATGCGGGTTTCGTAAGCCTTAGTCACGGATTCATTGAACTCAGCGCCAGCAGCCAAGCCTTCGACGATCGTTTCAGCAGCCGACATACCGGCTTTCATTGACAGATGCAGACCTTTAAGTTTCTTAACGTCGACCATCGAAGCCGAGTCACCGATAACCATCCAGCCATCACCGTAAAGTTTAGGCATTGAATACCAGCCCCCCGCAGGCAACGTTTTACCACCGTAAGCGATAACTTTACCGCCTTTAAGCATGTTCTGCATGAACGGATGAGTTTTCAATTTTTGAAGTTCACGGTGTGGGTCAAGCAATGGATCATTTGTGTCCAAGTATGCCACTAAGCCCACAATGATTTTATCTTCAGGCAATGTGTAAATGAATGTACCACCGATGGATTTGCTTAAAGGGAAACCCATTGTGTGGATCACCTGACCCGCTTCAACAGTTCCCGCCGGCATCTGGATGATTTCTTTCACACCTTCTTCAAAGACTTCAGGATTTTTGCCTTCGCGAAGTTTCAGTTTCTCTGTTACTTTTTTGAACAATGAACCGCGTGTCCCTTCGGCAAACACAGTCACTTTCGATTTCAAAATCAAACCTGGCTCGAAATTCCCTTTTGGATTTCCGTTTTTGTCACGACCCTTGTCGCCCGTGCGAACTCCAACGATTTTGTTACCTTCGTATAAAGCTT is a window of Bdellovibrio sp. SKB1291214 DNA encoding:
- a CDS encoding THUMP domain-containing class I SAM-dependent RNA methyltransferase; its protein translation is MAEFFASTARGLVDPLEQELKDLGLNVKGKTAGGVYFESNWEGCYKANLHSRMASRILKPIQDFFAYQPEELYAQILRHDFTKYIKPNQTLSIDVSVGDSKMNDQRFIAMKIKDAIVDQFRDKFGVRPDVDNHNPALRVVVRCVKNQFNVSIDTSGDSLFKRGYRKDVGDAPLKENLAAGLIKLSDWDGKTPLVDFMCGSGTFMIEAAMMAKNIAPGINRKRFGFMNLLNFESETWDKVVDEAIAGEKEEIDFKFYAYDIDNKVIKSAKENAKAAGVDDVIEFRKESVATVEPPVEKGLIIINPPYGARIGDEDNLRDVYRDLSFTLKHRFKGWDAWILSGNKDLIADLKLKSTRKHFVFNGNIECRFLKYSMF
- a CDS encoding electron transfer flavoprotein-ubiquinone oxidoreductase; its protein translation is MVYDHLPEGVTRETMDCDVLIVGGGSAGLSCALHLQNQINQHNEDVASGKKQGQPIPEQMIVVIEKASEVGAHSLSGAVLNPVALRQLVPNFKDEGCPLESEVKKDAVYYLGTDYSFKLPITPPPFHNEGNYIVSASKLNRWLGTKCEEKGINIFPGFAAVEALYEGNKIVGVRTGDKGRDKNGNPKGNFEPGLILKSKVTVFAEGTRGSLFKKVTEKLKLREGKNPEVFEEGVKEIIQMPAGTVEAGQVIHTMGFPLSKSIGGTFIYTLPEDKIIVGLVAYLDTNDPLLDPHRELQKLKTHPFMQNMLKGGKVIAYGGKTLPAGGWYSMPKLYGDGWMVIGDSASMVDVKKLKGLHLSMKAGMSAAETIVEGLAAGAEFNESVTKAYETRIENSFVKKDLWAVRNFHQALSKGMIEGMPLIALQEITGGRGLQDPMPVEHVDAATTNKVVEVWGPNGFEEQLEQLPKPDGQLFFDKLSSVYLTGTMHDEDSPNHLILKDGDICRSVCEPQYKSPCNHFCPAAVYEMVPSTKEAGKKDLQINYTNCIHCKTCDIKCPFENIEWTVPEGGGGPQYREV